From a single Sinomonas atrocyanea genomic region:
- a CDS encoding alpha/beta fold hydrolase: MERLTSADGTTIAYDHLGTGAPLILVSGASVDRRGDAHLADALAESFTVYNYDRRGRGDSTDTLPFAPEREIEDIGALLDRAAHDAGSAAAVVGLSSGAALAARAAAALPVRALVMWEPPFMTDDAGRARAREYTATLDARLEAGDHDGALTTFLRYVGLPDAAIDSTRQSPTWATAVRLAPTLAYDNAAMGRNGEVPREVFGRITAPTLVLSGGASPAFMPAAAQEAAAAIPGACTGVLEGQTHNVDAAVFAAAVKEFLAAQQPA, from the coding sequence ATGGAACGTCTCACCTCAGCTGACGGAACCACCATCGCCTACGACCACCTCGGCACCGGTGCCCCGCTCATCCTCGTCTCGGGGGCCAGCGTGGACCGCCGCGGCGACGCCCACCTCGCGGACGCCCTGGCCGAGAGCTTCACGGTCTACAACTATGACCGCCGCGGCCGCGGCGACAGCACGGACACCCTGCCGTTCGCGCCCGAGCGGGAGATCGAGGACATCGGCGCGCTCCTCGACCGTGCGGCGCACGATGCCGGGTCGGCGGCCGCCGTGGTCGGCCTCTCCTCGGGTGCCGCCCTGGCCGCCCGGGCCGCCGCCGCGCTGCCGGTGCGAGCGCTCGTGATGTGGGAGCCGCCGTTCATGACCGACGACGCCGGCCGCGCCCGCGCACGGGAGTACACCGCCACGCTCGACGCGAGGCTCGAGGCCGGGGACCACGACGGCGCCCTCACCACCTTCCTGCGCTACGTGGGCCTGCCCGACGCCGCCATCGACAGCACCCGCCAGTCGCCCACCTGGGCCACCGCCGTGCGCCTTGCCCCGACCCTCGCGTACGACAACGCCGCGATGGGCCGCAACGGCGAGGTCCCCCGGGAGGTGTTCGGCCGCATCACCGCCCCGACCCTGGTGCTCTCCGGCGGCGCGAGCCCGGCCTTCATGCCGGCAGCCGCGCAGGAGGCCGCCGCCGCGATCCCCGGGGCCTGCACGGGCGTGCTCGAGGGGCAGACGCACAACGTCGACGCGGCCGTCTTCGCCGCGGCGGTGAAGGAGTTCCTCGCCGCCCAGCAGCCGGCGTGA
- a CDS encoding maleylpyruvate isomerase N-terminal domain-containing protein, whose amino-acid sequence MTAAAEFTAALDRIAALADAFAEAARDAAAQDPGLAQPVAGCPGWTALGLVDHLSGIHRWAAAALGSERAPRLEDRPEREAPVEWYRASAAHLVAALRAAGPEAPAWTLWDGRTAAFWARRQVHELAVHTFDLLEALGRASAWQLPEDLALDGIREVLDGFYPRQVRLGRSRGLPGVVRLEVTHDDGRPAASLVLPAAVPRRGRRGAARHRDGQCTGGLPGAVGAPPASGHRARAGPGDPRGAAGSLGPANGTEFRLT is encoded by the coding sequence GTGACCGCGGCCGCCGAGTTCACCGCGGCGCTCGACCGGATCGCCGCGCTCGCCGACGCCTTCGCCGAGGCTGCCCGGGATGCCGCGGCCCAGGACCCGGGCCTCGCCCAGCCCGTCGCTGGCTGCCCGGGCTGGACGGCGCTCGGCCTCGTGGACCACCTCTCGGGCATCCACCGCTGGGCCGCCGCGGCGCTCGGCTCCGAGCGCGCCCCGCGGCTCGAGGACCGCCCCGAGCGGGAGGCGCCCGTCGAGTGGTACCGGGCGAGCGCGGCGCACCTGGTCGCCGCGCTCCGCGCCGCCGGCCCGGAGGCGCCAGCGTGGACGCTGTGGGACGGGCGCACCGCGGCATTCTGGGCCCGCCGCCAGGTCCACGAGCTCGCCGTCCACACCTTCGACCTCCTCGAGGCCCTCGGCCGCGCCTCCGCGTGGCAGCTCCCCGAGGACCTCGCCCTCGATGGCATCCGCGAGGTCCTCGACGGCTTCTACCCGCGTCAGGTGAGGCTCGGGCGCTCGAGGGGACTGCCCGGCGTCGTCCGCCTCGAGGTGACGCACGACGACGGCCGGCCGGCGGCGTCCCTCGTCCTGCCGGCGGCGGTCCCCCGGCGAGGGCGGCGAGGCGCTGCTCGGCACCGTGACGGGCAATGCACGGGAGGTCTACCTGGGGCTGTGGGGGCGCCGCCCGCTTCCGGACACCGCGCCCGAGCTGGCCCGGGTGATCCACGAGGCGCGGCTGGTTCCCTAGGCCCCGCGAATGGGACTGAATTCCGGTTGACGTGA
- a CDS encoding branched-chain amino acid ABC transporter permease, translated as MAALTSRRARIAVAVLVVVVLVAAPLFLPAIVNQSLVRIGVYAVAVLGLNIVMGYTGQVNLGQIFFLGLGAYVTAYGVTHGWNIVLVFVAAAVITGIVGLLVALAAARLGGLAIAMVTIALPIVGVPLAKRLDTFTGGSQGTSAIFSNAPDWSGLFNDQWQYYIVLLVAGVGFLLARRLVRGKYGRAFAVVKGNESVAASMGVSPYWTKVLAFTIASVFGGASGFLYMAAVQYTSPETLSFGHSISLLAAMVIGGAGSIVGSLIGGAYYIVVPQLTNAVDPNLTTISQGVILLAVLFLLPDGLVSLPRVLRRLTRRGTAARAGGALPAGAPSATEKHHSTTGTPPHHAPAQVQIPDAAPEAPEKTERHGRS; from the coding sequence ATGGCAGCGCTGACATCCCGCCGGGCGCGGATCGCCGTCGCCGTCCTGGTCGTCGTCGTCCTCGTCGCGGCCCCGCTCTTCCTGCCCGCGATCGTCAACCAGAGCCTCGTGCGGATCGGCGTGTACGCGGTCGCCGTGCTCGGGCTGAACATCGTCATGGGCTACACCGGGCAGGTCAACCTCGGGCAGATCTTCTTCCTGGGTCTGGGCGCCTACGTCACCGCCTACGGTGTGACGCACGGCTGGAACATCGTCCTCGTGTTCGTCGCGGCCGCCGTCATCACCGGGATCGTGGGGCTGCTCGTGGCCCTCGCCGCCGCGCGCCTCGGCGGCCTCGCGATCGCGATGGTCACGATCGCGCTGCCGATCGTGGGCGTGCCGCTGGCCAAGCGGCTCGACACCTTCACGGGGGGCTCCCAGGGCACCTCGGCCATCTTCTCCAACGCCCCGGACTGGTCCGGCCTGTTCAACGACCAGTGGCAGTACTACATCGTCCTGCTCGTGGCCGGCGTCGGGTTCCTCCTGGCCCGCCGGCTCGTGCGCGGCAAGTACGGGCGCGCATTCGCCGTGGTGAAGGGCAACGAGTCGGTGGCGGCCTCGATGGGCGTCTCCCCGTATTGGACCAAGGTCCTCGCGTTCACGATCGCCTCGGTGTTCGGCGGCGCGAGCGGCTTCCTCTATATGGCGGCCGTCCAGTACACCTCCCCCGAGACGCTCAGCTTCGGCCACTCCATCAGCCTGCTCGCGGCCATGGTGATCGGCGGGGCCGGCAGCATCGTCGGGTCGCTGATCGGCGGCGCGTACTACATCGTCGTGCCGCAGCTGACCAACGCGGTCGATCCGAACCTGACCACCATCAGCCAGGGCGTGATCCTCCTCGCGGTGCTGTTCCTCCTGCCGGACGGGCTCGTGAGCCTGCCCCGGGTCCTCCGCCGGCTCACCCGCCGCGGCACCGCCGCCCGCGCCGGGGGTGCCCTCCCGGCCGGTGCCCCCTCCGCCACCGAGAAGCACCACTCCACCACGGGGACTCCCCCGCACCACGCTCCCGCGCAGGTCCAGATCCCGGACGCGGCGCCGGAGGCACCCGAGAAAACAGAGAGGCACGGTCGATCATGA
- a CDS encoding MFS transporter, which yields MFMATRVLAGIGMGGLFGLSFSMFTECWKTARRGTMGGIIQAMYFVGEILTEGVLFLFLTVLGHDLGWRAGYIGIGIISTVIGIASLKLLPESKQWLAYQQHLKAGTLPEDLRRTKVPVVDIFKPQFVVGTVLFMVLSTAMFLTTNSVGAYLSTYLLATQKLPLDTVSLIVLIGYVATIVAYTLTGVVSDTIRRKYAFTLASAVGTVGFVWFLVLLGTKSAHVGPDFWAWPAFWALMLCAAAAGGFGVLGVWMSEFFPTRIRSTGSSASYYVGRGLGAGIFPLFALTIAGTVPFALALGIIGPVTGLVFSLMAPDRTGRAIADLE from the coding sequence ATGTTCATGGCCACCCGCGTCCTCGCAGGGATCGGCATGGGCGGCCTCTTCGGCCTGTCCTTCTCGATGTTCACCGAGTGCTGGAAGACCGCCCGCCGCGGCACGATGGGCGGGATCATCCAGGCCATGTACTTCGTTGGAGAGATCCTCACCGAGGGCGTCCTCTTCCTCTTCCTCACTGTCCTCGGCCACGACCTCGGCTGGCGGGCCGGGTACATCGGCATCGGCATCATCAGTACGGTCATCGGCATCGCCTCGCTAAAGCTCCTGCCGGAGTCCAAGCAATGGCTCGCCTACCAGCAGCACCTCAAGGCCGGGACCCTGCCCGAGGACCTGCGTCGCACCAAGGTCCCCGTCGTGGACATCTTCAAGCCGCAGTTCGTCGTCGGCACGGTCCTGTTCATGGTCCTCTCGACGGCCATGTTCCTCACCACGAACTCCGTGGGCGCCTACCTCTCGACCTACCTGCTGGCCACCCAGAAGCTCCCGCTCGACACGGTCAGCCTCATCGTCCTGATCGGCTATGTGGCGACCATCGTTGCCTACACGCTCACAGGGGTCGTCTCGGACACCATCCGGCGCAAGTACGCCTTCACCCTCGCCTCGGCGGTCGGGACGGTCGGCTTCGTCTGGTTCCTCGTGCTGCTGGGCACCAAGAGCGCGCACGTCGGCCCCGACTTCTGGGCGTGGCCGGCCTTCTGGGCGCTCATGCTCTGCGCCGCGGCGGCGGGCGGCTTCGGGGTCCTCGGGGTCTGGATGTCCGAGTTCTTCCCCACCCGCATCCGCTCCACGGGATCCAGTGCGAGCTACTACGTGGGCCGCGGCCTCGGCGCCGGCATCTTCCCCCTGTTCGCGCTCACGATCGCTGGCACCGTGCCGTTCGCCCTCGCCCTCGGCATCATCGGACCCGTCACGGGGCTCGTCTTCTCCCTGATGGCCCCCGACCGCACGGGACGGGCCATCGCCGACCTCGAGTAG
- a CDS encoding long-chain-fatty-acid--CoA ligase yields the protein MNLAAYLESTAAAHGLRTAITCGEEAWTYADLAAAAARAAGLLARVSVGAGDRVGVMLPNVPEFAALYYGALRAGAVVVPMNPLLKQREISYYLEDSGATVLFAAEDVAEEAAEGGRAGGARVIPIGRGAFTGALAGEEPLGEAVERADGDTAVILYTSGTTGRPKGAELTHSNLIRNADLTVRTLLTLTSEDVVFGGLPLFHTFGQTCALNTTVMAGATIALLPRFSAQAALEIIDAQHVTVFAGVPTMYSALLAVPDHRRYDTSSLRVCISGGAALPVEVLHRFEDEFGCIILEGYGLSETSPVAAFNHPDRLRKPGSIGTAVEGVELRVVGLDGEDVPQGEVGEIAVRGHNIMKGYWKRPDATAEAIRDGWFLTGDMGRVDADGCHSIVDRKKDLIIRGGYNVYPREVEEVLYEHPAVAEAAVVGAPHAELGEEVVAVVALSAPGAATAEELREFVKSQVAAYKYPREVRIVDRLPKGPTGKILKRDLRAELAG from the coding sequence ATGAACCTTGCCGCGTACCTCGAGTCCACCGCCGCCGCCCACGGGCTGCGCACCGCCATCACGTGCGGCGAGGAGGCCTGGACGTACGCCGACCTCGCGGCTGCGGCCGCGCGCGCCGCCGGGCTGCTCGCCCGCGTCAGCGTCGGAGCGGGGGACCGGGTGGGGGTCATGCTGCCCAACGTGCCCGAGTTCGCAGCCCTCTACTACGGCGCCCTGCGCGCCGGAGCCGTCGTGGTGCCGATGAACCCGCTGCTCAAGCAGCGCGAGATCTCCTACTACCTCGAGGACTCCGGGGCGACGGTGCTCTTCGCGGCCGAGGACGTTGCGGAGGAGGCAGCCGAGGGCGGCCGGGCCGGCGGGGCGCGCGTCATCCCGATCGGGCGCGGGGCGTTCACCGGGGCGCTCGCGGGGGAGGAGCCGCTCGGGGAGGCCGTGGAACGCGCGGACGGGGACACCGCCGTCATCCTCTACACCTCGGGCACCACCGGCCGGCCCAAGGGCGCGGAGCTGACCCACAGCAACCTCATCCGCAACGCGGACCTGACGGTGCGCACCCTCCTGACGCTGACGTCCGAGGACGTGGTGTTCGGCGGCCTGCCCCTGTTCCACACCTTCGGCCAGACCTGCGCGCTGAACACCACGGTGATGGCCGGAGCGACGATCGCGCTCCTGCCGCGGTTCTCCGCGCAGGCCGCGCTCGAGATCATCGACGCCCAGCACGTGACGGTGTTCGCCGGCGTGCCCACGATGTACAGCGCCCTCCTCGCCGTCCCCGACCACCGCCGCTACGACACCTCGTCCCTGCGGGTGTGCATCTCGGGCGGGGCCGCGCTGCCCGTGGAGGTCCTGCACCGGTTCGAGGACGAGTTCGGCTGCATCATCCTCGAGGGCTACGGCCTGTCCGAGACCTCGCCGGTGGCCGCGTTCAACCACCCGGACCGGCTCCGCAAGCCCGGCTCGATCGGCACCGCCGTGGAGGGGGTCGAGCTCCGGGTCGTGGGGCTCGACGGCGAGGACGTCCCGCAGGGCGAGGTGGGCGAGATCGCCGTGCGGGGGCACAACATCATGAAGGGCTACTGGAAGCGGCCGGATGCCACGGCCGAGGCCATCCGCGACGGCTGGTTCCTCACCGGGGACATGGGCCGGGTCGACGCGGACGGCTGCCACTCGATCGTGGACCGGAAGAAGGACCTCATCATCCGCGGCGGCTACAACGTCTACCCGCGCGAGGTCGAGGAGGTCCTCTATGAGCACCCCGCCGTGGCCGAGGCCGCCGTGGTGGGCGCCCCGCATGCCGAGCTCGGCGAGGAGGTGGTGGCCGTCGTCGCCCTCAGCGCCCCCGGCGCCGCGACGGCCGAGGAGCTGCGCGAGTTCGTCAAGTCCCAGGTCGCCGCCTACAAGTACCCGCGCGAGGTGCGGATCGTGGACCGGCTCCCCAAGGGCCCCACCGGCAAGATCCTCAAGCGGGACCTGCGGGCCGAGCTCGCCGGCTGA
- a CDS encoding ion channel: protein MTQERWRELTEWPTLAAAVVFLGAYSVQVIGNLPPEEGAWAEGLLWAAWAVFVVDYAGQLWLAPQRGRWFVRNLHELAILALPALRPLRLVTFLRVVHNKAGNALRGRLVVYVIAAAGMLMYCGALTVEDVEQNVPGSNIRSFGAAIWWALETITTVGYGDHYPVTVIGRLVAAALMVSGIAVLGVVTASIAAWLVETMTSQTAAEVEAGVEAVEAEVQDVEAEVEAIDQSLEAKVQALTERVERLTAALEAREAERRGTWPGA, encoded by the coding sequence ATGACGCAGGAACGCTGGCGCGAGCTCACCGAGTGGCCCACACTCGCCGCTGCGGTCGTGTTCCTGGGCGCCTACTCGGTACAGGTCATCGGGAACCTGCCGCCCGAGGAGGGGGCGTGGGCCGAGGGCCTGCTGTGGGCCGCGTGGGCGGTGTTCGTGGTGGACTACGCGGGGCAGCTGTGGCTCGCGCCCCAGCGGGGGCGCTGGTTCGTCCGCAACCTGCACGAGCTCGCGATCCTCGCCCTGCCGGCCCTGCGGCCGCTGCGGCTCGTGACCTTCCTCCGGGTGGTCCACAACAAGGCCGGCAACGCCCTGCGCGGCCGCCTGGTGGTCTACGTGATCGCCGCGGCCGGGATGCTCATGTACTGCGGGGCGCTCACGGTCGAGGACGTCGAGCAGAACGTGCCCGGCTCCAACATCCGCAGCTTCGGGGCGGCGATCTGGTGGGCGCTCGAGACCATCACCACGGTGGGCTACGGCGACCACTACCCGGTGACCGTAATCGGCCGGCTCGTCGCCGCCGCGCTCATGGTCTCCGGCATCGCGGTCCTCGGTGTGGTCACCGCCTCCATCGCCGCGTGGCTCGTCGAGACGATGACGTCCCAGACCGCCGCGGAGGTCGAGGCCGGCGTCGAGGCCGTCGAGGCCGAGGTCCAGGACGTCGAGGCGGAGGTCGAGGCCATCGACCAGAGCCTCGAGGCGAAGGTCCAAGCGCTCACGGAGCGGGTCGAGCGGCTCACCGCGGCGCTCGAGGCCCGCGAGGCCGAGCGCCGCGGCACGTGGCCCGGAGCCTGA
- a CDS encoding ABC transporter substrate-binding protein, producing the protein MNVRKGTRGLLGAVAMASVLALSLTGCRGGAQSSGGGTAASPGITDTSITLGITTPLSGATAGPGTCTVAGAKAYFGAKNAEGGIKFGDGKTRKVDIKTYDDAYDPQKSLSNFQQMVSDNVFAEGIGLGTPTNRAFREAAISQKVPQVLVMTGDPIFSDQKQSPWQLGLVPAYQNEGGAFGKLLASSGGTHKVAILSQNDDYGKGYVSGFKDAIKGASNISVVGEQTYEATDTSVDAQITQLAATGADVFFNAMSITPLTIATLQKAQQIGWKPSWFLPSNTSSPTAILAPGGASAYPGIYSVAFSKAPQSPEFAKDQDVVKFLSDLKQYGNYQGMPAFPHCMWSYIAGATLDQAFQKMTDPTRDSFMKALRSIKGFNAPLMLQGTTVDTTMDGQPAISSVLVQKYNGKGYATAQKFG; encoded by the coding sequence ATGAACGTTCGGAAAGGGACACGGGGGCTCCTCGGCGCCGTCGCGATGGCGTCGGTCCTTGCGCTCTCGCTGACAGGATGCCGGGGCGGCGCACAGAGCAGCGGCGGGGGCACGGCGGCGTCGCCGGGCATCACCGACACGTCCATCACGCTCGGCATCACCACCCCGCTCAGCGGCGCGACCGCCGGTCCGGGCACCTGCACCGTCGCAGGCGCCAAGGCCTACTTCGGCGCCAAGAACGCCGAGGGCGGGATCAAGTTCGGCGACGGCAAGACGCGCAAGGTGGACATCAAGACCTACGACGACGCCTACGACCCGCAGAAGTCGCTCTCCAACTTCCAGCAGATGGTCTCGGACAACGTCTTCGCCGAGGGCATCGGCCTCGGGACGCCGACCAACCGCGCGTTCCGCGAGGCTGCGATCAGCCAGAAGGTGCCCCAGGTCCTCGTCATGACGGGCGATCCCATCTTCAGCGACCAGAAGCAGAGCCCCTGGCAGCTCGGCCTCGTCCCGGCCTACCAGAACGAGGGCGGGGCGTTCGGCAAGCTGCTGGCCTCCTCCGGCGGCACCCACAAGGTCGCGATCCTTTCCCAGAACGACGACTACGGCAAGGGCTACGTCTCCGGCTTCAAGGACGCCATCAAGGGTGCCTCGAACATCAGCGTGGTCGGTGAGCAGACCTACGAGGCCACGGACACCTCGGTCGACGCGCAGATCACCCAGCTGGCCGCGACCGGCGCGGACGTGTTCTTCAACGCCATGTCCATCACCCCGCTGACCATCGCGACCCTGCAGAAGGCGCAGCAGATCGGCTGGAAGCCCAGCTGGTTCCTGCCCTCGAACACCTCGAGCCCCACGGCCATCCTGGCCCCCGGCGGGGCCTCGGCCTACCCGGGCATCTACTCGGTCGCCTTCTCCAAGGCCCCCCAGAGCCCGGAGTTCGCCAAGGACCAGGACGTGGTGAAGTTCCTCTCCGACCTCAAGCAGTACGGCAACTACCAGGGGATGCCGGCGTTCCCGCACTGCATGTGGAGCTACATCGCCGGCGCCACGCTCGACCAGGCGTTCCAGAAGATGACCGACCCCACGCGGGACTCCTTCATGAAGGCCCTGCGCAGCATCAAGGGCTTCAACGCCCCGCTCATGCTCCAGGGCACCACGGTGGACACCACCATGGACGGCCAGCCGGCCATCTCCTCCGTGCTCGTCCAGAAGTACAACGGCAAGGGCTACGCCACCGCACAGAAGTTCGGCTGA
- a CDS encoding LacI family DNA-binding transcriptional regulator → MEAKESSGTRPTITDVAEAAGVARSTVSRAMNREHRFYRSPSAARIRAVAEALGYEPNPTAANLRRQQTNTIGVLVSRLTDTVMAMLFEEIAAASAARGYHALVATTYDDPALERENGLAMLASRVDGLILTTATTEGGLCTELLERGIPHVLALRSYGESPSVVGDDVLGGYLATRHLIDLGHRRIGLVAGPDHAPTALSRREGYRQALREAGIEDAPELVYPSSFSMESGEAAAEAFLATGDRPTAVFAVNDNTAFGFTSVIQRAGLAIPKDLSIVGYNDIPLVARLPVPLTTVRVPFRDIASATVDALLNSLQGRPALAAHRTLAPTLIPRASTARPSPRPDAAG, encoded by the coding sequence ATGGAGGCCAAGGAATCAAGCGGCACGCGGCCGACGATCACTGACGTCGCCGAGGCGGCGGGCGTCGCACGGTCGACCGTCTCGCGGGCCATGAACCGCGAGCACCGCTTCTATCGGAGCCCTTCCGCGGCCCGCATCCGCGCGGTGGCCGAAGCGCTCGGGTACGAGCCGAACCCCACCGCCGCGAACCTCCGGCGCCAGCAGACCAACACCATCGGTGTCCTGGTCTCCCGGCTGACCGACACGGTCATGGCGATGCTCTTCGAGGAGATCGCGGCAGCCAGCGCGGCGCGCGGCTACCACGCACTCGTGGCCACCACCTATGACGACCCGGCCCTCGAGCGGGAGAACGGGCTGGCGATGCTCGCCTCGCGCGTCGACGGGCTCATCCTGACCACGGCCACCACGGAGGGGGGCCTGTGCACGGAACTCCTCGAGCGCGGGATCCCCCACGTGCTGGCGCTCCGTTCCTACGGCGAGAGCCCGAGCGTGGTGGGCGACGACGTGCTCGGCGGCTATCTCGCGACCCGTCACCTCATCGACCTCGGCCACCGCCGGATCGGCCTCGTGGCCGGCCCCGACCACGCGCCGACCGCCCTGTCTCGCCGGGAGGGCTATCGGCAGGCGCTGCGCGAGGCCGGCATCGAGGACGCCCCGGAGCTCGTCTACCCGTCGTCGTTCAGCATGGAGAGCGGCGAAGCCGCGGCGGAGGCCTTCCTCGCCACCGGGGACCGGCCCACGGCGGTCTTCGCGGTCAACGACAACACGGCCTTCGGCTTCACGTCCGTCATCCAGCGCGCGGGACTGGCCATCCCGAAGGACCTCTCCATCGTCGGCTACAACGACATCCCGCTCGTGGCGCGGCTCCCGGTCCCCCTCACGACCGTCCGCGTGCCCTTCCGGGACATCGCCTCCGCCACCGTCGACGCGCTCCTGAACTCGCTCCAAGGAAGGCCGGCCCTGGCGGCCCATCGGACGCTCGCTCCCACGCTCATCCCCCGCGCCTCCACCGCCCGCCCCTCCCCCCGGCCGGACGCGGCCGGGTGA
- a CDS encoding dihydrodipicolinate synthase family protein, with protein MSTIDLRGLVPAPVTPFTRDGDVDVDAIHRLGGWLAGVEGVKGLVVLGHAGEGTFLTQAEQALVISSFRDAADGRVPVIAGITGEGNKVAAEEAQRAVEAGASAGLVYPSHGWLRFGYQKGAPQTRYQEIYETSGLPLILFQYPDATKATYDLDTQLEIAGQEGVFATKNGVRNMRRWDTEIPVLRAAFPDLQILTCHDEYLLHTMFDVDGALVGYGGLAPEPLVELIAAGKAKDYAKAREVHDRLLPVTKNVYHRGSHMEGTVALKEGLVARGILEHATVRHPLLPLAPGAHDEIALALASAGLGRVGAPARA; from the coding sequence ATGAGCACCATCGACCTCCGGGGCCTGGTCCCCGCCCCCGTCACCCCCTTCACCCGCGACGGCGACGTCGACGTGGACGCCATCCACCGCCTCGGCGGCTGGCTCGCCGGCGTGGAGGGCGTCAAGGGCCTCGTTGTCCTCGGCCACGCCGGGGAGGGCACGTTCCTCACCCAGGCCGAGCAGGCCCTCGTCATCTCCTCGTTCCGCGATGCCGCGGACGGCCGGGTGCCGGTCATCGCCGGCATCACCGGGGAGGGCAACAAGGTCGCCGCCGAGGAAGCCCAGCGCGCGGTGGAGGCCGGCGCCTCGGCCGGCCTCGTCTACCCCTCCCACGGCTGGCTGCGCTTCGGGTACCAGAAGGGCGCCCCCCAGACCCGCTACCAGGAGATCTACGAGACCAGCGGCCTGCCGCTGATCCTCTTCCAGTACCCGGACGCCACCAAGGCCACCTACGACCTGGACACCCAGCTCGAGATCGCCGGCCAGGAGGGCGTGTTCGCGACCAAGAACGGCGTGCGGAACATGCGCCGCTGGGACACCGAGATCCCGGTGCTGCGCGCCGCGTTCCCGGACCTGCAGATCCTCACCTGCCATGACGAGTACCTGCTGCACACGATGTTCGACGTCGACGGCGCCCTGGTCGGCTACGGCGGCCTGGCCCCCGAGCCGCTCGTCGAGCTCATCGCCGCCGGCAAGGCCAAGGACTACGCCAAGGCCCGTGAGGTCCACGACCGCCTCCTGCCCGTGACCAAGAACGTCTACCACCGCGGGTCCCACATGGAGGGCACGGTCGCGCTCAAGGAGGGCCTCGTGGCCCGCGGCATCCTCGAGCACGCCACCGTCCGGCACCCGCTCCTGCCCCTCGCCCCCGGTGCCCACGACGAGATCGCCCTCGCCCTGGCCTCGGCCGGACTCGGCCGCGTCGGCGCCCCGGCCCGCGCCTGA
- a CDS encoding branched-chain amino acid ABC transporter permease — translation METFIQLVVDGLSTGSIYAALALAIVLVNQATGLINFAQGGLAVLSAYIAYAFVQAGLPLLAAVLLAIVLSFCLGALVERFLMRRFERGDPDTAVVVTIGLLTLVTGIVAVLWGYNNLQFPSLFPLSSVHVLGAVVSVRSLATTVTIVAIMALLQLLFLRTKLGLALRAVADNPASSALSGLPVGRLLMVGWGLAAALGAVAGALVGPQLTLTPGMLDGALVYALAAVILGGLDSPIGAVAAAWGIGVLENLVAVYVPLIGHDLKIAVPFALIFVILLLRPQGLFGRKVVVRV, via the coding sequence ATGGAGACCTTCATCCAGCTCGTCGTCGACGGCCTCTCGACCGGCTCGATCTACGCGGCCCTCGCCCTCGCGATCGTCCTCGTGAACCAGGCGACCGGCCTGATCAACTTCGCCCAGGGAGGCCTCGCCGTCCTCTCTGCCTACATCGCGTACGCGTTCGTGCAGGCGGGGCTGCCGCTCCTGGCGGCCGTGCTCCTGGCGATCGTGCTCTCGTTCTGCCTCGGCGCCCTCGTCGAGCGGTTCCTCATGCGCCGCTTCGAGCGCGGCGACCCGGACACGGCCGTGGTCGTCACTATCGGCCTGCTCACCCTCGTCACGGGGATCGTCGCGGTGCTGTGGGGCTACAACAACCTGCAGTTCCCCTCGCTGTTCCCGCTCTCGAGCGTGCACGTCCTCGGCGCCGTGGTCAGCGTCCGCTCGCTCGCCACGACGGTGACCATCGTGGCGATCATGGCCCTGCTGCAGCTGCTGTTCCTTCGCACCAAGCTCGGCCTCGCGCTGCGCGCCGTGGCGGACAACCCCGCCTCCTCGGCGCTCTCCGGCCTGCCCGTGGGGCGGCTGCTCATGGTCGGCTGGGGCCTCGCGGCCGCGCTCGGCGCGGTGGCCGGGGCCCTCGTCGGGCCACAGCTGACGCTGACCCCGGGGATGCTCGACGGCGCTCTCGTGTACGCGCTCGCCGCCGTGATCCTCGGCGGGCTGGACAGCCCGATCGGGGCCGTGGCCGCGGCGTGGGGCATCGGCGTGCTCGAGAACCTCGTCGCCGTGTACGTGCCGCTGATCGGGCACGACCTCAAGATCGCCGTCCCGTTCGCGCTGATCTTCGTGATCCTCCTCCTCCGTCCCCAAGGCCTGTTCGGCAGGAAGGTCGTGGTGCGGGTCTGA